One window from the genome of Candidatus Fermentibacter sp. encodes:
- a CDS encoding NADH-dependent [FeFe] hydrogenase, group A6 — protein MPNVTIHIDGREMSVREGVTILDACKAAGIHVPTLCYHPDLTIAGNCRICLVEVEGWKTLQTSCSTPVAPNMVIRTGSTRVRKARRTVMELLLARHNSNCPECVRNGNCELQTIAEDMGIDMNRFQTTPKPTSVVEASPSVMRDNSRCIMCTRCVRTCDELQSVSVIKPMERSADVHIATFADRGLSGVECTMCGQCINRCPTGALYEKSEMKEVWAAIEDPNTFVVAQTAPAVRVGIAEALGLPTGRNTGQMVAAMKALGFDRVLDTDFTADLTIIEEGNELLSRLRKVVVEGRKDVALPMITSCSPGWIKFIEHNFHSLLPNVSTCKSPQQMFGSLAKTYLAQKEGVEPARIVTVSIMPCTAKKFEKDRPEMNSSGFKDVDYVLTTRELARMIREAGIDFEHIPEQQFDRWMGASSGAAVIFGATGGVMEAALRTAYEVVTGSPVPFRNLEIKPVRGFEGIKEAAITLPESMAPGWEFLKGVTVKVAVAHGLVNARKLMEKVAAGEADYHFIEVMACPGGCLGGGGQPIPTNPEVRQKRCEAIYAEDCALPVRKSHDNPEVQLLYAEYLKEPLGHKSHELLHTHYHPRD, from the coding sequence ATGCCGAACGTCACGATACACATCGACGGCAGGGAGATGAGCGTCCGCGAGGGCGTGACGATCCTGGACGCCTGCAAGGCGGCCGGCATCCATGTCCCGACCCTGTGCTACCATCCCGACCTGACCATCGCCGGCAACTGCCGCATCTGCCTCGTCGAGGTCGAGGGGTGGAAGACCCTTCAGACATCGTGCTCGACTCCGGTCGCGCCCAACATGGTGATCAGGACCGGCAGCACGAGGGTCAGGAAGGCCCGCCGCACGGTGATGGAGCTGCTCCTCGCCAGGCACAACTCCAACTGTCCCGAGTGCGTGCGGAACGGCAACTGCGAGCTGCAGACCATCGCCGAGGACATGGGCATCGACATGAACCGGTTCCAGACCACTCCCAAGCCCACATCCGTGGTCGAGGCGAGCCCCAGCGTGATGCGAGACAACAGCAGGTGCATCATGTGCACCCGCTGCGTCAGGACGTGCGACGAGCTCCAGAGCGTCTCCGTGATCAAGCCCATGGAGCGCTCGGCCGACGTGCACATCGCCACCTTCGCCGACAGGGGGCTCTCGGGCGTCGAGTGCACCATGTGCGGGCAGTGCATCAACCGCTGCCCGACCGGCGCGCTGTACGAGAAGTCCGAGATGAAGGAGGTCTGGGCCGCCATCGAGGATCCGAACACGTTCGTGGTCGCCCAGACCGCCCCGGCCGTCAGGGTCGGGATCGCCGAGGCCCTCGGCCTGCCCACCGGCCGGAACACCGGCCAGATGGTGGCCGCGATGAAGGCGCTGGGCTTCGACCGCGTCCTGGACACGGACTTCACTGCCGACCTCACCATCATCGAAGAGGGCAACGAGCTGCTCTCCAGACTCAGGAAGGTCGTGGTGGAGGGCCGCAAGGACGTCGCCCTGCCCATGATCACGAGCTGTTCGCCGGGCTGGATCAAGTTCATCGAGCACAACTTCCATTCCCTGCTGCCCAACGTCTCCACCTGCAAGAGCCCGCAGCAGATGTTCGGCTCCCTGGCGAAGACGTACCTGGCGCAGAAGGAGGGTGTCGAACCCGCGAGGATCGTCACCGTCTCCATCATGCCCTGCACGGCCAAGAAGTTCGAGAAGGACAGGCCCGAGATGAATTCCAGCGGATTCAAGGACGTCGACTACGTCCTCACGACCCGCGAGCTCGCCAGGATGATCCGCGAGGCCGGGATAGACTTCGAGCACATCCCCGAGCAGCAGTTCGACAGATGGATGGGCGCGTCGTCGGGAGCAGCCGTGATCTTCGGCGCGACCGGCGGCGTGATGGAGGCCGCCCTGAGGACTGCCTACGAGGTCGTCACGGGCTCGCCCGTGCCGTTCCGGAACCTCGAGATCAAGCCGGTGCGCGGATTCGAAGGCATCAAGGAGGCGGCGATCACCCTGCCCGAGAGCATGGCCCCGGGCTGGGAGTTCCTGAAGGGCGTCACGGTCAAGGTCGCTGTCGCCCACGGGCTGGTCAACGCCAGGAAGCTGATGGAGAAGGTGGCCGCCGGCGAAGCCGACTACCACTTCATAGAGGTGATGGCGTGCCCCGGCGGATGCCTGGGCGGAGGCGGACAGCCGATACCCACCAACCCCGAGGTCAGACAGAAGCGCTGCGAGGCCATCTATGCCGAGGACTGCGCGCTTCCGGTACGCAAGTCGCATGACAATCCCGAAGTCCAGCTCCTGTATGCGGAATACCTGAAGGAGCCGCTGGGGCACAAGTCGCACGAGCTGCTCCACACCCACTACCACCCGAGGGACTGA
- a CDS encoding NADH-ubiquinone oxidoreductase-F iron-sulfur binding region domain-containing protein, which translates to MKKEVLLSANQPELGSALRKAASMTSADVAFEVRNAKLQGRGGAGFPAGVKWVLAGGASGAQKYVVCNADEGEPGTFKDRILIEKYADRLLEGMAIAGYAIGADTGLIYLRAEYPYLVPVIEEAASRLRQAGLLGKGIMGGKFSFDVEIRKGAGAYVCGEETALLESMEGRRGEPRNKPPYPVNSGFRGCPTIINNVETFIAVPHIILNGADWFLALGEGGDSGTKLFSISGDVERPGVYELAMGSKIGDLLDLAGAVDVQAVQVGGASGKTIPGTDRDRVLSFRDLPPGGSVIVFDRSRDMLGVLENFMEFFVHESCGQCTPCREGNSRLLDAVHAIRAGSLSGREALAPYLDLAETMKQGSKCGFGQTSSNCFVDIVNRFVLKADGQGGN; encoded by the coding sequence ATGAAGAAGGAAGTGCTCCTCTCCGCGAATCAGCCTGAACTCGGCAGCGCGCTGCGCAAGGCCGCATCCATGACGTCCGCGGACGTCGCATTCGAGGTCAGGAACGCCAAGCTCCAGGGCCGCGGCGGCGCCGGCTTCCCGGCCGGCGTGAAGTGGGTCCTGGCCGGCGGTGCGTCGGGTGCGCAGAAGTACGTCGTGTGCAACGCCGACGAAGGCGAGCCCGGCACCTTCAAGGACAGGATCCTCATCGAGAAGTACGCCGACCGCCTGCTCGAGGGCATGGCCATAGCAGGGTATGCGATCGGCGCCGATACCGGCCTGATCTACCTCCGCGCAGAGTACCCGTACCTCGTCCCCGTGATCGAGGAGGCCGCCTCGCGCCTCAGGCAGGCCGGCCTGCTCGGCAAGGGGATCATGGGCGGGAAGTTCTCCTTCGACGTCGAGATCCGCAAGGGCGCCGGCGCCTACGTGTGCGGCGAGGAGACCGCCCTGCTCGAGAGCATGGAGGGCCGCAGGGGCGAGCCCCGCAACAAGCCGCCCTACCCTGTCAACAGCGGCTTCCGCGGCTGCCCCACCATCATAAACAACGTCGAGACGTTCATAGCGGTGCCGCACATCATCCTCAACGGGGCCGACTGGTTCCTGGCCCTCGGCGAGGGCGGCGACTCGGGCACAAAGCTCTTCAGCATCTCCGGCGACGTCGAGAGGCCGGGCGTCTACGAGCTCGCGATGGGCTCGAAGATCGGCGACCTGCTCGACCTCGCTGGTGCCGTCGACGTTCAGGCCGTGCAGGTCGGCGGGGCCAGCGGCAAGACGATACCCGGCACCGACCGCGACCGCGTGCTCTCGTTCCGCGACCTGCCCCCCGGCGGCAGCGTCATAGTCTTCGACAGGTCCCGCGACATGCTGGGCGTGCTCGAGAACTTCATGGAGTTCTTCGTGCACGAGTCCTGCGGCCAGTGCACCCCGTGCAGGGAGGGCAACAGCAGGCTCCTCGACGCAGTGCATGCGATCCGGGCCGGCTCCCTGTCGGGCAGGGAGGCTCTCGCTCCCTACCTCGACCTCGCCGAGACCATGAAGCAGGGCAGCAAGTGCGGCTTCGGCCAGACCTCCTCGAACTGCTTCGTCGACATAGTAAACCGGTTCGTCCTGAAGGCGGACGGACAGGGGGGGAACTGA
- the nuoE gene encoding NADH-quinone oxidoreductase subunit NuoE produces MSGRPVSQIIEEGAARYGRNQEAVLRLLTDVDRELGSVSEEAMAAIAKCCRVSSAEVQSVATFYSFISSKPRGRHLVRLCRTISCSMKGSAGILAALEKDLGIAAGQTTSDGRITLETTSCIGLCDQSPAMLVDDTPHSRLTPEMACEIVRGLK; encoded by the coding sequence GTGTCAGGCCGTCCGGTCAGCCAGATCATCGAAGAGGGGGCCGCCAGATACGGCAGGAACCAGGAGGCTGTCCTCCGCCTCCTGACCGACGTGGACAGGGAACTCGGCAGCGTTTCCGAGGAGGCGATGGCCGCCATCGCGAAGTGCTGCAGGGTGAGCTCGGCCGAGGTCCAGAGCGTGGCCACCTTCTATTCCTTCATCTCATCGAAGCCCAGGGGCCGGCACCTCGTCAGGCTCTGCAGGACCATCAGCTGCTCCATGAAGGGCTCGGCCGGGATACTGGCAGCCCTGGAGAAGGATCTCGGCATCGCCGCGGGCCAGACCACGTCCGACGGCAGGATCACACTCGAAACCACGAGCTGCATAGGGCTCTGCGATCAGAGCCCCGCCATGCTGGTGGACGACACCCCGCACTCCAGGCTCACCCCCGAGATGGCCTGCGAGATCGTCCGCGGGCTGAAGTAG
- a CDS encoding response regulator, with protein MSEKVRVLLVDDDPDFVEANTIVLEASGFEVISASSGAEGLQRVEADSPDVIVLDVMMENTDEGFAVARDIRRRLQNPVPIIMLTSVGKVTGYDFRPEENPDFFPVDVFLEKPVPPPVLVGKIRELVSKGGE; from the coding sequence ATGAGCGAAAAGGTGCGTGTCCTGCTGGTCGACGACGATCCGGACTTCGTCGAGGCGAATACGATCGTCCTTGAGGCCAGCGGTTTCGAGGTCATCTCGGCGTCCAGCGGGGCCGAGGGGCTGCAGCGTGTCGAGGCAGACTCCCCCGACGTCATCGTGCTCGACGTTATGATGGAGAACACCGACGAGGGCTTCGCCGTCGCCCGCGACATCAGGCGCAGGCTGCAGAATCCCGTTCCGATCATCATGCTGACCTCGGTCGGCAAGGTCACGGGTTACGACTTCAGACCCGAGGAGAATCCCGACTTCTTCCCCGTCGACGTGTTCCTGGAGAAGCCGGTTCCGCCTCCCGTCCTCGTAGGCAAGATCAGGGAACTGGTCAGCAAGGGAGGCGAGTAG